A single Candidatus Thalassolituus haligoni DNA region contains:
- the xdhB gene encoding xanthine dehydrogenase molybdopterin binding subunit yields MRNVTLPEHNTGLAETGPLANSGLAGQDIVSAALGKPSPHESAIGHVSGSARYVDDMIEPANCLHAAVIRSSIAAGQITRLDLTAVSNSPGVATVMTVEELTGHVDIGPVFPGDPILTSSEVKFFGQCIAVVAATTELAARRAAQRAIVEYETHTPLLDPREALAQARLVRPSHRMIKGNIADGMAAAAHILEAEQAVGGQEHFYLEGQVSLALPGEDGGMLVYTSSQHPSEVQKLVAEVLDVPLNRITVDMRRMGGGFGGKESQAGQWACLAALLAAKTGRAVKMRLPRQDDMVMTGKRHPFANRYRIGIDSQGQILAADIEVIGNCGNSPDLSDAIVDRAMFHADNAYYLPHAVIDGHRAFTHQVSHTAYRGFGGPQGMMIIERAMDDIARTVGQDPLTIRKLNLYGTSTHNPDRTVTPYHQQVEHNSLPEMIEQLEHSSDYWARRTEIHQWNQTSPILKRGLALTPVKFGISFTLQHLNQAGALIHIYTDGSIQVNHGGTEMGQGLHTKVGQIVAQTLGVSSEVIQVTATRTDKVPNTSPTAASSGTDLNGKAAQNAALTLKQRLTGFLAAEKSVAETAIRFADGRVFWGEADTDTDTDNMSFAELVQAAYVGRISLSATGYYRTPKIHYDRSSASGRPFFYFANGAAVAEVVIDTLTGEYKVCRVDILHDVGRSINPAIDRGQIEGGFIQGMGWLTTEELVWHNDGRLLSNSPATYKIPAIGDTPPVFNVSLYEQANNEATVYNSKAVGEPPFMLAISVWSALRDAISSLSNYQLSPDLDTPATPERVLKAVMAIQTDMLDKAVANGEDC; encoded by the coding sequence ATGCGTAACGTCACCTTGCCCGAACACAACACGGGGCTGGCCGAAACCGGACCATTGGCCAACAGTGGCCTGGCCGGACAGGACATTGTCAGCGCTGCGCTGGGCAAACCGTCGCCACATGAAAGCGCCATTGGCCATGTCAGCGGCAGCGCCCGTTATGTGGATGACATGATAGAACCCGCCAATTGTCTGCATGCCGCCGTGATTCGCAGCAGCATCGCCGCCGGACAGATAACCCGGCTGGATCTGACCGCCGTCAGCAACAGTCCCGGTGTGGCCACCGTGATGACGGTGGAAGAACTGACCGGCCACGTGGATATTGGCCCGGTATTCCCCGGCGACCCGATTCTGACCTCCAGCGAGGTGAAGTTTTTTGGCCAGTGTATTGCCGTCGTGGCAGCCACCACCGAACTGGCTGCGCGCCGCGCAGCACAACGGGCCATTGTAGAATATGAAACACACACGCCCCTGCTCGACCCTCGCGAGGCACTGGCACAAGCACGTCTGGTGCGCCCCAGTCATCGCATGATCAAGGGCAATATTGCCGACGGTATGGCGGCGGCAGCGCATATTCTCGAAGCCGAACAAGCGGTCGGTGGGCAGGAACATTTTTATCTGGAAGGACAGGTTTCGCTGGCCTTACCCGGCGAAGACGGCGGCATGCTGGTGTACACCTCCAGTCAGCATCCCAGTGAAGTGCAAAAGCTGGTGGCGGAAGTGCTGGACGTCCCACTGAACCGTATTACCGTGGATATGCGCCGTATGGGCGGTGGTTTTGGCGGCAAGGAAAGCCAGGCCGGGCAGTGGGCCTGTCTGGCGGCGTTGCTGGCGGCAAAAACCGGGCGGGCGGTAAAAATGCGTCTGCCGCGTCAGGACGATATGGTGATGACCGGCAAACGGCACCCGTTTGCCAACCGTTACCGTATCGGTATCGACTCGCAAGGACAGATTCTGGCGGCCGATATAGAGGTTATTGGTAACTGCGGCAACTCCCCGGATTTGTCCGATGCCATTGTGGACCGCGCCATGTTCCACGCCGATAACGCCTACTACTTGCCCCATGCGGTGATAGACGGCCACCGCGCCTTTACCCATCAGGTGTCGCATACCGCCTATCGGGGCTTTGGTGGCCCGCAGGGCATGATGATTATTGAACGGGCGATGGACGACATTGCCCGTACCGTTGGCCAGGACCCGCTCACCATCCGCAAACTCAATCTGTACGGCACCAGCACGCATAACCCGGATCGCACCGTGACGCCCTACCATCAGCAGGTGGAACACAACAGCCTGCCGGAGATGATTGAACAGCTGGAGCACAGCAGTGATTACTGGGCGCGTCGTACGGAGATTCACCAGTGGAATCAAACCAGCCCGATTCTCAAACGCGGCCTGGCTCTGACACCGGTGAAATTCGGTATTTCCTTCACCTTGCAGCATCTCAATCAGGCCGGAGCGCTGATTCATATCTACACCGATGGCTCGATTCAGGTAAACCACGGTGGCACCGAGATGGGGCAGGGCCTGCATACCAAGGTGGGGCAGATTGTGGCGCAAACCCTGGGGGTCAGCAGCGAGGTGATTCAGGTCACCGCTACCCGTACCGACAAGGTGCCCAACACCTCACCAACGGCGGCCTCCAGTGGCACCGACCTGAATGGCAAAGCGGCGCAGAATGCCGCCCTGACCCTGAAACAGCGGCTGACCGGGTTTCTGGCGGCGGAAAAATCGGTAGCAGAAACGGCCATTCGTTTTGCCGACGGGCGGGTATTCTGGGGTGAAGCCGACACCGATACTGACACCGACAACATGTCCTTTGCCGAACTGGTACAAGCCGCTTATGTCGGCCGGATTTCGCTGTCGGCTACCGGTTATTACCGCACGCCAAAAATCCATTACGACCGCAGCAGCGCTTCCGGTCGGCCGTTTTTTTACTTCGCCAATGGCGCGGCAGTTGCCGAGGTGGTGATCGACACCCTCACCGGTGAATACAAGGTGTGCCGGGTGGATATTCTCCACGACGTTGGCCGCAGCATTAACCCGGCCATCGACCGGGGCCAGATTGAAGGGGGTTTTATTCAGGGCATGGGCTGGCTGACCACCGAAGAACTGGTGTGGCACAACGATGGCCGTTTGCTTAGTAACTCCCCGGCGACCTACAAGATTCCGGCGATTGGTGACACACCACCGGTATTCAACGTCAGCCTTTATGAGCAGGCCAACAACGAAGCCACGGTCTACAACTCCAAAGCCGTGGGCGAACCGCCGTTTATGTTGGCGATTTCGGTCTGGTCGGCCCTGCGTGATGCCATCAGCAGTCTCAGTAACTACCAGCTCAGCCCCGACCTCGACACCCCGGCCACGCCCGAACGGGTGTTAAAGGCGGTGATGGCGATTCAGACCGATATGCTCGACAAGGCCGTTGCCAATGGAGAGGACTGCTGA
- the xdhC gene encoding xanthine dehydrogenase accessory protein XdhC yields MNTPSRPLNWSQALADCQRRGQPHVLVTVISTGGSTPRASGSKMLVLPDNSIDTIGGGQLEYQALQQARQLLRHHEPQQQIQQVLLGADAGQCCGGYATLLFESYPARAAALWLFGAGHVASALMQILQQLPLPTRWIDNRPELFPPADSLAAHIECVVAETPESLLEQAPHGSRVLILTHDHALDYRLAETALRLQRFASIGVIGSATKANRFRYRLRQSGMDEQQLERLQCPVGLAEVGGKLPMEVAVSIAAQLIAQYQQELLPDKSTRSSGVSLPTLKTLMRQDKARCQASPESQPESQPDPQTETQSLSKSCKATS; encoded by the coding sequence ATGAATACCCCCTCGCGCCCGTTAAACTGGTCGCAAGCGCTGGCCGACTGCCAGCGTCGCGGCCAGCCTCATGTACTGGTCACCGTGATCAGCACCGGTGGCTCCACGCCGCGTGCCTCTGGCAGCAAAATGCTGGTGTTGCCGGATAACAGCATCGACACTATTGGTGGTGGCCAGCTGGAATATCAGGCACTGCAGCAGGCGCGGCAGTTATTGCGGCACCATGAACCGCAACAGCAGATCCAGCAGGTTTTGCTGGGAGCGGACGCCGGGCAGTGTTGTGGTGGTTACGCCACCTTGCTGTTTGAAAGTTACCCCGCCCGCGCAGCCGCGCTGTGGCTGTTTGGTGCCGGTCATGTTGCCAGCGCCCTGATGCAGATTCTGCAACAGCTGCCGCTGCCAACCCGCTGGATCGACAACCGCCCGGAACTGTTTCCGCCAGCCGATTCCCTTGCCGCCCATATTGAATGTGTGGTGGCCGAGACGCCGGAATCCCTGCTCGAACAGGCACCACACGGCAGCCGTGTGCTGATTCTCACCCACGACCACGCACTGGATTACCGCCTGGCTGAAACCGCCCTGCGGCTGCAGCGTTTTGCCTCTATTGGTGTGATTGGTTCGGCCACCAAGGCCAACCGCTTTCGTTACCGGCTGCGTCAGAGTGGCATGGACGAACAGCAGTTAGAGCGCCTGCAATGTCCGGTGGGGCTGGCCGAAGTGGGCGGCAAGTTGCCCATGGAAGTGGCGGTGTCGATTGCCGCACAGCTGATTGCCCAGTATCAACAAGAACTACTGCCTGATAAGTCCACTCGCAGTAGCGGCGTGTCACTACCAACCCTGAAAACACTGATGCGTCAGGACAAGGCTCGCTGCCAGGCGTCGCCCGAATCTCAGCCCGAATCTCAGCCCGACCCCCAGACTGAAACACAATCCCTGAGCAAATCCTGCAAGGCGACTTCCTGA
- the uraD gene encoding 2-oxo-4-hydroxy-4-carboxy-5-ureidoimidazoline decarboxylase yields the protein MTLEQLNQLPADEAATAFAQCCVSQRWIQQMVAARPFLSAEQLQQQAENFWQALAEADYLEAFEGHPKIGDISSLQQKYASTKALAAGEQSSVNAANDAIINALAEGNQSYEQRYGFIFIVCATGKSAAEMLALLQARLSNNRATEVQNAADEQAKITRIRINKLLGIAG from the coding sequence ATGACACTTGAGCAACTGAACCAACTGCCCGCTGACGAAGCCGCTACTGCGTTTGCCCAATGCTGTGTCAGCCAGCGCTGGATTCAACAGATGGTCGCTGCCCGGCCATTTCTATCCGCCGAACAGTTACAGCAGCAGGCCGAGAACTTCTGGCAAGCACTGGCAGAAGCGGATTATCTCGAAGCCTTTGAAGGTCATCCGAAAATTGGCGATATCAGCTCGCTGCAACAGAAATACGCCAGCACCAAGGCGCTGGCGGCCGGTGAACAGTCCAGCGTCAACGCTGCCAACGACGCCATTATCAACGCCCTGGCAGAGGGCAATCAGTCTTATGAACAGCGTTACGGGTTTATTTTTATCGTCTGTGCCACCGGCAAAAGTGCCGCCGAAATGCTGGCCCTGTTACAGGCCCGGCTGAGTAACAACCGCGCCACCGAAGTACAGAACGCCGCTGACGAGCAGGCCAAAATCACCCGCATTCGTATTAACAAATTACTTGGCATCGCCGGGTAA
- the uraH gene encoding hydroxyisourate hydrolase, producing the protein MITTHVLDTALGQPGIGIEVTLCRQNESSPDQNGWTSVSKGITNHDGRIPGWLDDQPALLPGIYRIRFELDDYFSQLGQSAFYPFAEIVFRVENPAQHFHIPLLLSPFSYSTYRGS; encoded by the coding sequence ATGATCACCACCCATGTACTGGATACCGCGCTGGGCCAACCCGGCATTGGCATTGAGGTGACCCTCTGTCGTCAGAACGAGAGCAGCCCGGATCAGAATGGCTGGACAAGCGTTAGCAAGGGAATAACCAACCACGACGGCCGCATCCCCGGCTGGCTGGATGACCAACCGGCGCTGCTGCCCGGTATTTACCGCATTCGTTTTGAACTGGACGACTATTTCAGCCAATTGGGGCAAAGCGCTTTTTACCCCTTTGCTGAAATTGTCTTCCGGGTGGAAAACCCGGCGCAGCACTTTCATATTCCGCTGTTGTTAAGCCCGTTCAGCTACTCGACTTACCGGGGTTCATAA
- the guaD gene encoding guanine deaminase, producing the protein MIKVFRGSLLFFTSDPLQDGDAAYQWIEDGLLWVGESGLIERVGAYEQLAGLLIEQQTEQQTEQQTEQQTEQQTEQQTEQQTEQQIQLLDYRGKVLLPGFVDCHIHYPQTEMIAAYGTQLLDWLQTHTFPVESQFSDYAYGVSMAERFVTELLRNGTTTALVFGTVHPQSVEAFFSVAQQHQLRMIAGKVMMDRHAPEAVLDTAETSYHESKALIEKWHGVDRLSYAVTPRFAPTSTPAQLHMAGRLLAEFPDVYLHTHLSENVDELAWVQSLFPDSEHYLDVYDQAGLLGSRSIFAHGIHLCDDECQRLASSDSVLAHCPSSNLFLGSGLFNLKKMDDYGIRVGIGSDVGGGSSFSAFDSLADAYKIQQLQHHNLDPFRALYLATLGGAKALSLDDKIGSFQPGMEADFIVLDPQATDFLAFRTAHCHNLKETLFVLNTLGDDRVIAATYILGQLAHQRDSHHVPLGEN; encoded by the coding sequence ATGATCAAGGTATTTCGAGGCTCGTTGCTGTTCTTCACCAGTGACCCGCTGCAAGACGGTGATGCAGCGTATCAGTGGATTGAAGACGGCTTGTTGTGGGTTGGTGAGAGCGGCCTGATCGAGCGTGTTGGTGCGTATGAGCAACTGGCCGGGCTCCTGATTGAACAACAGACAGAACAACAGACAGAACAACAGACAGAACAACAGACAGAACAACAGACAGAACAACAGACAGAACAACAGACAGAACAACAGATCCAGCTGCTGGACTACCGCGGCAAAGTTCTGCTGCCGGGATTTGTTGACTGCCATATTCATTATCCGCAAACCGAAATGATTGCCGCCTACGGCACTCAGCTGCTCGACTGGCTGCAAACCCACACCTTCCCGGTGGAAAGCCAGTTCAGTGATTACGCTTATGGCGTCAGCATGGCTGAACGGTTTGTCACGGAACTGCTGCGTAATGGCACCACCACCGCACTGGTATTTGGCACCGTACACCCGCAGTCGGTGGAGGCGTTTTTCAGCGTGGCCCAACAGCACCAGCTGCGCATGATTGCCGGTAAGGTCATGATGGACCGCCATGCGCCGGAAGCCGTACTCGACACGGCTGAAACCAGCTACCACGAATCAAAAGCCCTGATCGAAAAATGGCACGGTGTTGACCGTCTCAGCTATGCCGTTACCCCGCGTTTTGCCCCCACCAGCACACCTGCACAATTACATATGGCCGGACGCCTGTTAGCAGAATTTCCCGATGTGTATCTGCATACCCATTTGTCTGAAAACGTCGATGAACTGGCCTGGGTACAAAGCCTGTTTCCAGACTCAGAGCATTATCTGGACGTTTACGATCAGGCCGGTTTGCTGGGAAGCCGCAGCATTTTTGCCCATGGCATTCATCTGTGTGACGACGAATGCCAGCGTCTGGCCAGCAGTGACTCGGTGCTGGCACATTGCCCGTCATCCAACCTGTTTCTGGGCTCGGGCCTGTTCAACCTGAAAAAAATGGACGACTACGGCATTCGTGTCGGAATCGGTTCTGACGTGGGGGGTGGCAGCAGTTTTTCGGCGTTTGATTCACTGGCCGATGCCTACAAGATCCAGCAGCTGCAACACCACAATCTTGACCCGTTCCGGGCGCTTTATCTGGCCACACTGGGCGGTGCCAAAGCGCTGTCGCTGGATGACAAAATCGGCAGTTTCCAGCCCGGTATGGAAGCTGACTTTATTGTGCTGGACCCACAAGCGACGGATTTTCTGGCCTTCCGTACCGCCCATTGTCACAACCTTAAAGAAACCCTGTTTGTACTCAACACCCTGGGTGACGACCGCGTAATTGCCGCCACCTATATTCTTGGCCAACTGGCCCATCAGCGAGATTCGCACCACGTGCCTCTGGGGGAAAACTGA
- a CDS encoding urate hydroxylase PuuD, whose product MDAYIIDWLHLLVRFLHVLTAIAWIGASFYFVWLDNSLETPPQWKTDQGIKGDLWAVHGGGFYEIAKYKNAPAALPTTLHWFKWEAYSTWITGMLLLIVVFYVGAQSYLIDSTKADLSSWQAIGIGVGSLLAGFAIYEGACRTPLVEKGLLFGLVMLVLLTAMAWALSQVLGDRAAYIHVGALIGTCMAANVFTTIMPAQRAMVAAAAKGESPDPIYGYKAKLRSTHNNYATIPVLFIMLSNHFPMTYGHEYGWLILGVLAFIGAWARHFFNLRHQGIVKPMILVSALAAFALVAWVTKPADQTAMAAAAGSPVTDIQALGIVGKHCSACHSATPSDDIFKAAPGGVMFDNLDQIKAMKDRILARAVHTHDMPFMNKTGMTDAERQTLERWLNQ is encoded by the coding sequence ATGGACGCCTACATCATTGACTGGTTACACCTGCTTGTGCGGTTTTTGCACGTCTTAACCGCCATCGCCTGGATTGGCGCATCCTTCTATTTTGTCTGGCTCGACAACTCGCTGGAAACCCCGCCGCAATGGAAAACCGATCAGGGCATCAAAGGAGACCTCTGGGCCGTCCATGGTGGCGGCTTTTACGAGATCGCCAAATACAAAAACGCTCCGGCAGCGCTGCCGACAACCCTGCACTGGTTTAAATGGGAAGCCTATTCCACCTGGATCACCGGCATGCTGCTGCTGATTGTGGTGTTTTATGTCGGTGCCCAGAGTTACCTGATTGACAGCACCAAGGCCGATCTCAGCAGCTGGCAAGCCATTGGCATCGGAGTTGGCTCGTTACTGGCGGGCTTCGCTATTTACGAAGGTGCTTGCCGCACCCCATTGGTGGAAAAAGGCCTGTTGTTTGGTCTGGTGATGCTGGTATTACTCACCGCCATGGCCTGGGCACTGAGCCAGGTACTGGGTGACCGCGCCGCTTATATCCACGTTGGTGCGTTAATTGGCACCTGCATGGCTGCCAACGTTTTTACCACCATCATGCCTGCCCAGCGGGCCATGGTTGCCGCCGCTGCCAAAGGCGAATCACCAGACCCCATCTATGGCTACAAGGCCAAATTACGCTCGACCCACAACAACTACGCCACCATTCCGGTGCTGTTTATTATGCTCAGCAACCACTTTCCCATGACCTACGGCCACGAATACGGCTGGCTGATACTGGGTGTGCTGGCGTTCATTGGTGCCTGGGCTCGTCACTTCTTCAACCTGCGCCACCAGGGCATCGTCAAACCCATGATCCTGGTCTCGGCCCTGGCTGCCTTTGCCCTGGTCGCCTGGGTTACCAAGCCAGCCGACCAGACAGCCATGGCCGCCGCTGCAGGCTCCCCCGTCACCGATATACAAGCGTTAGGCATCGTAGGCAAACACTGCAGCGCCTGCCATAGCGCGACACCCAGCGACGACATCTTCAAAGCCGCACCCGGTGGTGTGATGTTCGACAACCTTGACCAGATCAAAGCCATGAAAGACCGTATCCTCGCTCGCGCCGTTCACACCCATGACATGCCGTTTATGAACAAGACCGGCATGACCGACGCAGAACGGCAAACACTGGAGCGATGGCTGAACCAGTAA
- a CDS encoding TetR family transcriptional regulator C-terminal domain-containing protein — MPKANIHYYSKNKLGLYLAVVSDIIDLWDGTFSQITSDDDPAESLQHYIRKKIEFSRQHPQASRIFATEIISGGPNLDGYFSEGYVQWFESRVDVFREWQRRGKMDSSIEPAHLIFLLWSSTQHYADFNFQIASALNKPELQPADFDTAATTLTHIILKGCGVV, encoded by the coding sequence TTGCCCAAAGCCAACATTCATTATTACTCCAAGAACAAGCTGGGCCTGTACCTGGCCGTCGTGAGTGACATCATTGATCTCTGGGATGGCACCTTCAGCCAAATAACTTCCGACGACGATCCGGCTGAATCGCTGCAACACTATATCCGCAAGAAAATTGAATTCTCCCGTCAGCATCCACAAGCCTCGCGTATATTTGCCACCGAAATCATCAGCGGCGGCCCCAATCTGGACGGGTATTTCAGTGAAGGTTACGTGCAGTGGTTCGAGTCACGGGTAGACGTGTTCCGAGAATGGCAACGACGCGGCAAGATGGACTCCAGCATAGAACCGGCTCATCTGATATTCCTGTTATGGTCGAGCACCCAGCACTACGCCGATTTCAATTTCCAGATTGCCTCGGCGCTGAACAAGCCGGAGTTACAACCGGCAGATTTTGATACTGCAGCCACCACCCTGACGCATATTATTCTGAAAGGATGCGGGGTGGTGTGA
- the cas1 gene encoding CRISPR-associated endonuclease Cas1 — protein MKHVIIQDYGRMLGLTSERLVIRDNEQEKEIPLRRISTITIQKPGISLSSNLLTACARHGIKVFIGHRAEEMCSLHGVAQHAVVQNRIHQFTFLANDQQKYRIARAFVYGKVRNQRATLLYFQKQRCSDAIKHISQQAAEALGQLSEQIRNLGYNERWHSTLLGLEGQAAHTYWQALAKGQWLGDAFHGRVGRGATDAANQALNYGYGILTSVVWNALINAGLEPYLGALHTPRPGKPSLVLDMMEEYRPWVVDRNVIKLRGELSDGLLKPKTRQKLSQSVLATFESPIPYHGKRLRLESALQRQCYRLCGMFADQYKYRPLLFKW, from the coding sequence ATGAAACACGTGATTATTCAGGACTACGGCCGCATGCTGGGGCTGACCTCCGAGCGGCTGGTCATTCGCGACAACGAGCAGGAAAAAGAAATTCCGCTACGGCGGATTTCGACCATCACCATCCAGAAACCCGGCATCAGCCTGTCCAGTAACCTGCTGACGGCCTGCGCACGTCACGGCATCAAGGTGTTTATCGGCCATCGAGCAGAAGAAATGTGCAGCCTGCATGGCGTAGCCCAACATGCCGTGGTTCAGAACCGTATTCATCAATTCACCTTTCTCGCTAATGACCAGCAAAAATATCGGATAGCGCGAGCCTTTGTGTACGGCAAGGTCCGTAACCAGCGCGCCACCCTGCTGTATTTCCAGAAACAGCGCTGCAGCGATGCAATCAAGCACATCAGCCAGCAAGCTGCAGAAGCGTTGGGACAGTTATCCGAGCAAATCCGCAACCTCGGTTATAACGAACGCTGGCACAGCACACTGCTGGGGCTGGAAGGACAGGCTGCCCATACCTATTGGCAGGCACTCGCCAAAGGACAATGGCTGGGTGATGCGTTTCACGGCCGGGTCGGTCGCGGGGCGACGGACGCCGCCAATCAGGCGCTCAACTACGGTTACGGCATTTTGACGAGTGTGGTCTGGAATGCGCTGATCAATGCTGGTCTCGAACCCTACCTCGGAGCCCTGCACACCCCCAGGCCCGGCAAACCCTCGCTGGTGCTCGACATGATGGAAGAATATCGGCCATGGGTGGTTGATCGTAACGTCATCAAACTGCGCGGAGAGCTGTCGGACGGTCTGCTGAAACCCAAAACCCGCCAGAAACTCAGCCAGTCGGTACTGGCGACATTCGAAAGCCCCATTCCTTACCACGGCAAGCGCCTGCGCCTTGAAAGCGCACTGCAACGCCAGTGCTACCGGCTGTGCGGTATGTTTGCCGACCAGTACAAATACCGCCCTCTACTGTTCAAGTGGTGA
- the cas2 gene encoding CRISPR-associated endonuclease Cas2, translated as MNPNRLQEVLVAYDVENNRARTRLHNQLRDLGLISIQKSVMWGRLLPAEISLVKRLFAEELDSGTDRALITKGQIKDKASFYGYVPEMEEYDDDSIF; from the coding sequence ATGAACCCGAATCGTTTACAGGAAGTACTGGTGGCCTATGACGTCGAAAATAACCGCGCACGCACACGGTTGCATAACCAGCTGCGGGATCTGGGTCTGATCTCTATCCAGAAATCCGTTATGTGGGGGCGTTTGCTGCCTGCCGAAATCAGCCTGGTCAAACGTCTGTTTGCAGAAGAACTCGACAGTGGCACCGACCGTGCCCTGATCACCAAAGGCCAGATCAAGGACAAGGCCAGCTTTTATGGTTATGTACCGGAAATGGAGGAATACGATGACGACAGTATTTTCTGA
- a CDS encoding DUF2750 domain-containing protein, whose protein sequence is MRYEPYDTEYAAVPTLTDGERLDYYLLRAFETEESWSLRAGKAWFVHELDGQRVQPLWPYRRYARESALDVWEDCRPDSVALEYLLDTILPELAANDVMLDIMPRGAEAGCLITPHRLMSIFEGMLDAGEYRLEG, encoded by the coding sequence ATGCGCTACGAACCTTACGATACTGAATACGCTGCCGTTCCTACCCTGACTGATGGCGAGCGGCTGGATTATTATCTGCTGCGTGCGTTTGAAACAGAGGAAAGCTGGAGCCTGAGGGCAGGAAAAGCCTGGTTTGTGCATGAGCTGGATGGTCAGCGGGTACAGCCGTTGTGGCCTTATCGGCGCTATGCCAGGGAGTCTGCACTGGATGTCTGGGAGGATTGTCGTCCCGATTCAGTCGCACTGGAGTATTTGCTGGATACCATTTTGCCTGAGCTGGCTGCCAATGATGTGATGCTGGATATCATGCCACGCGGCGCGGAGGCTGGGTGCTTGATTACGCCCCATCGGTTGATGAGTATTTTTGAAGGCATGCTGGATGCCGGTGAGTATCGGCTGGAAGGTTGA
- a CDS encoding oxidoreductase-like domain-containing protein, with translation MAEQIPDDKPLPPGDYECCESGCDRCVWDIYREDVAEWEAAQKADKEKAAAAGSDLTAASQTGRS, from the coding sequence ATGGCAGAGCAGATTCCAGACGACAAGCCGTTACCACCGGGTGATTACGAATGCTGTGAAAGCGGTTGTGATCGTTGTGTGTGGGATATTTATCGTGAAGACGTGGCTGAATGGGAAGCAGCGCAGAAGGCCGACAAGGAAAAGGCAGCCGCTGCTGGAAGTGATCTCACCGCCGCCAGTCAGACGGGTCGTTCGTAG